Proteins encoded by one window of Amaranthus tricolor cultivar Red isolate AtriRed21 chromosome 4, ASM2621246v1, whole genome shotgun sequence:
- the LOC130810082 gene encoding protein TORMOZ EMBRYO DEFECTIVE isoform X2 — protein sequence MAALSYKKSYRPNQSLQQFYTGGPFVVSSDATFLACTCDDSIKIVDFSNASIKFTIEGDSEPITALALSSDDKFLFSSSHSRQIRVWDLATLKCIRSWKGHDGPVMAMACDASGGLLATAGADRKVLVWDVDGGFCTHYFKGHKGIVTCIMFHPDPSRLILFSGSDDATVRVWDLNNKKCVATMEKHFSAVVSLAMSEDRSFLLSAGRDKVVNMWDLKSYECKTTIPTYEVLEAICVISSGTAIYKSLLSQKPKKGKRNTKEVYFMTAGERGIVRIWNSEGAVCLYEQKASDIAFSSEENDLKRGFTATHFLPSDQGLLCVTADQQFLFYSVSNQSKEDVGLHLCKRFIGYNEEIVDMKFLGDDEKFLAVATNLEQVRVYDLDSMSCSYVLAGHTGIVLCIDTCITRAGSTLIVTGSKDNSVRLWESETRRCVGVGIGHMGAVGAVACSKKQRNFFVSGSSDRTIKVWSFEGINSDSEEPISLKAKAVVAAHDKDINSLAIAPSDSYVCSGSQDRTACIWKLPDLVCVAKLKGHKRGIWSVEFSPVDKCVLTASGDKTIKMWTLDGSCLKTFEGHTSSVLRASFVTRGTQFVSTGADGLLKLWTVTSSECIATYDEHEDKIWALAIGKKTEMLATGGGDAVIKIWNDSTATDKEEAFRKEAKGVLRGQELENAVSDADYAKAIQIAFELRKPHRLYELLSELCRKKDAVDHLKKALLPLGKEEIRQLFEYIREWNTKPKLCHIAQLVLLQVFSLLSPTEIAEVKGIGELLEGIIPYSQRHFSRIDRLERSTFLLDYTLIGMSVMEPEEDRSKTFNSSRKNVERGDSSNEPAEVVKESVSDTEETPKILGSKKRKSKKSSEVCYKKVKPSAAATAISMPA from the exons ATGGCGGCTTTAAGCTACAAGAAGAGTTATCGTCCAAATCAATCGCTGCAGCAGTTCTATACAGGTGGCCCCTTCGTTGTTTCTTCTGACGCCACTTTTCTCGCTTGTACTTGCGATGATTCCATCAAAATCGTTGATTTCTCCAACGCTTCTATCAAATTCACCATTGAAGGCGATTCAGAGCCTATTACTGCTCTCGCACTTAGCTCGGATGATAAATTCCTCTTCTCTTCAAGTCACAGTCGTCAAATTAGGGTTTGGGACTTGGCTACCCTTAAATGTATTCGTTCCTGGAAG GGACATGATGGTCCGGTGATGGCAATGGCTTGTGATGCGTCCGGTGGATTGCTTGCAACTGCTGGTGCTGATAGAAAAGTGCTTGTTTGGGACGTGGATGGTGGTTTTTGCACTCATTATTTCAAAGGCCATAAAGGGATTGTCACTTGCATCATGTTTCATCCTGATCCTAGTCGTCTGATT CTTTTCTCTGGAAGTGATGATGCAACAGTTAGGGTTTGGGATCTTAACAATAAGAAATGTGTTGCTACAATGGAAAAACACTTCTCTGCTGTGGTTTCCTTGGCTATGTCTGAAGATAGGAGTTTCTTACTTAGCGCCGGAAGAGATAAG GTGGTTAACATGTGGGACCTCAAGAGCTATGAATGCAAGACAACGATACCGACATATGAGGTGCTTGAAGCTATTTGCGTCATTAGCTCTGGAACTGCTATCTATAAAagtttattatcacaaaaaccTAAGAAGGGCAAAAGGAACACTAAAGAAGTTTACTTTATGACTGCTGGTGAACGTGGGATTGTTCGAATTTGGAACTCTGAAGG TGCAGTTTGTTTATATGAGCAGAAGGCTTCAGATATAGCTTTTAGTTCTGaagaaaatgatttaaaaaGAGGTTTTACTGCCACTCACTTTCTGCCCTCTGATCAAGGACTGCTTTGCGTCACTGCTGATCAGCAGTTTCTGTTTTACTCCGTCTCGAATCAATCTAAAGAAGATGTGGGTTTGCATCTCTGTAAGAGGTTCATTGGATACAATGAGGAGATAGTAGATATGAAGTTTCTAGGCGATGATGAAAAATTTCTTGCCGTTGCAACCAACCTAGAACag GTGCGGGTTTATGATCTCGATTCAATGTCCTGTTCCTATGTACTTGCTGGGCATACTGGGATTGTTTTATGTATTGACACCTGCATAACAAGAGCTGGAAGTACACTTATTGTGACTGGGAGCAAAGACAACAGT GTCAGACTATGGGAGTCAGAAACACGGAGGTGCGTAGGGGTTGGAATTGGTCATATGGGAGCTGTTGGAGCTGTTGCTTGTTCGAAGAAACAACGAAACTTCTTTGTTAGTGGTAGTAG TGATCGTACAATCAAGGTATGGAGCTTTGAAGGAATTAACAGTGATTCTGAAGAGCCTATAAGCCTTAAAGCAAAAGCTGTTGTAGCAGCCCATGACAAGGATATCAATTCTCTTGCTATTGCGCCTTCTGACAGCTATGTCTGTAGTGGCTCTCAG gaTCGCACTGCCTGTATATGGAAGCTTCCAGACCTAGTGTGTGTGGCCAAACTCAAGGGACACAAACGTGGAATCTGGTCTGTGGAATTTTCTCCTGTTGATAAATGTGTTTTAACAGCATCTGGAGACAAGACAATAAAAATGTGGACTCTTGATGGCTCATGTTTAAAAACATTTGAAGGGCATACATCTAGTGTTCTGAGAGCATCCTTTGTTACACGTGGGACTCAATTTGTTTCGACTG GTGCAGACGGGCTACTGAAGCTTTGGACCGTAACAAGTAGTGAATGCATTGCCACTTATGATGAGCATGAGGACAAG ATATGGGCCCTGGCAATTGGAAAGAAGACAGAAATGCTTGCTACTGGGGGTGGTGATGCAGTTATCAAGATATGGAACGATTCCACCGCCACGGATAAGGAAGAGGCTTTTCGTAAAGAGGCAA AAGGTGTTTTACGTGGTCAAGAGCTTGAGAATGCTGTATCTGATGCTGATTATGCTAAAGCAATCCAGATTGCCTTTGAGCTGAGAAAACCTCATAGGCTTTATGAACTTCTTTCTGAACTTTGCAG GAAAAAAGATGCCGTTGATCATTTGAAAAAAGCACTTCTGCCTCTTGGGAAGGAGGAAATCCGTCAACTTTTTGAATATATTCGAGAGTGGAATACTAAGCCGAAACTGTGCCACATCGCTCAGCTTGTGCTTTTGCAAGTTTTCAGTTTGCTTTCCCCTACGGAAATTGCAGAG GTGAAAGGCATCGGAGAACTTCTTGAAGGGATTATCCCTTATTCTCAGCGGCACTTCAGTCGGATTGATAGGCTTGAAAGAAGCACATTCTTGTTAGACTACACGCTCATCGGCATGTCTGTTATGGAACCCGAAGAAGATAGAAGCAAAACGTTTAACAGCTCTAGGAAGAATGTTGAAAGAGGGGACTCATCTAATGAACCTGCGGAAGTGGTAAAAGAATCCGTGTCTGATACAGAAGAGACACCAAAAATATTGGGCTCCAAGAAACGAAAATCTAAGAAGTCTTCCGAGGTTTGTTACAAGAAAGTTAAACCTAGCGCTGCCGCTACAGCTATATCAATGCCAGCTTAA
- the LOC130810082 gene encoding protein TORMOZ EMBRYO DEFECTIVE isoform X1 — translation MAALSYKKSYRPNQSLQQFYTGGPFVVSSDATFLACTCDDSIKIVDFSNASIKFTIEGDSEPITALALSSDDKFLFSSSHSRQIRVWDLATLKCIRSWKGHDGPVMAMACDASGGLLATAGADRKVLVWDVDGGFCTHYFKGHKGIVTCIMFHPDPSRLILFSGSDDATVRVWDLNNKKCVATMEKHFSAVVSLAMSEDRSFLLSAGRDKVVNMWDLKSYECKTTIPTYEVLEAICVISSGTAIYKSLLSQKPKKGKRNTKEVYFMTAGERGIVRIWNSEGAVCLYEQKASDIAFSSEENDLKRGFTATHFLPSDQGLLCVTADQQFLFYSVSNQSKEDVGLHLCKRFIGYNEEIVDMKFLGDDEKFLAVATNLEQVRVYDLDSMSCSYVLAGHTGIVLCIDTCITRAGSTLIVTGSKDNSVRLWESETRRCVGVGIGHMGAVGAVACSKKQRNFFVSGSSDRTIKVWSFEGINSDSEEPISLKAKAVVAAHDKDINSLAIAPSDSYVCSGSQDRTACIWKLPDLVCVAKLKGHKRGIWSVEFSPVDKCVLTASGDKTIKMWTLDGSCLKTFEGHTSSVLRASFVTRGTQFVSTGADGLLKLWTVTSSECIATYDEHEDKIWALAIGKKTEMLATGGGDAVIKIWNDSTATDKEEAFRKEEEGVLRGQELENAVSDADYAKAIQIAFELRKPHRLYELLSELCRKKDAVDHLKKALLPLGKEEIRQLFEYIREWNTKPKLCHIAQLVLLQVFSLLSPTEIAEVKGIGELLEGIIPYSQRHFSRIDRLERSTFLLDYTLIGMSVMEPEEDRSKTFNSSRKNVERGDSSNEPAEVVKESVSDTEETPKILGSKKRKSKKSSEVCYKKVKPSAAATAISMPA, via the exons ATGGCGGCTTTAAGCTACAAGAAGAGTTATCGTCCAAATCAATCGCTGCAGCAGTTCTATACAGGTGGCCCCTTCGTTGTTTCTTCTGACGCCACTTTTCTCGCTTGTACTTGCGATGATTCCATCAAAATCGTTGATTTCTCCAACGCTTCTATCAAATTCACCATTGAAGGCGATTCAGAGCCTATTACTGCTCTCGCACTTAGCTCGGATGATAAATTCCTCTTCTCTTCAAGTCACAGTCGTCAAATTAGGGTTTGGGACTTGGCTACCCTTAAATGTATTCGTTCCTGGAAG GGACATGATGGTCCGGTGATGGCAATGGCTTGTGATGCGTCCGGTGGATTGCTTGCAACTGCTGGTGCTGATAGAAAAGTGCTTGTTTGGGACGTGGATGGTGGTTTTTGCACTCATTATTTCAAAGGCCATAAAGGGATTGTCACTTGCATCATGTTTCATCCTGATCCTAGTCGTCTGATT CTTTTCTCTGGAAGTGATGATGCAACAGTTAGGGTTTGGGATCTTAACAATAAGAAATGTGTTGCTACAATGGAAAAACACTTCTCTGCTGTGGTTTCCTTGGCTATGTCTGAAGATAGGAGTTTCTTACTTAGCGCCGGAAGAGATAAG GTGGTTAACATGTGGGACCTCAAGAGCTATGAATGCAAGACAACGATACCGACATATGAGGTGCTTGAAGCTATTTGCGTCATTAGCTCTGGAACTGCTATCTATAAAagtttattatcacaaaaaccTAAGAAGGGCAAAAGGAACACTAAAGAAGTTTACTTTATGACTGCTGGTGAACGTGGGATTGTTCGAATTTGGAACTCTGAAGG TGCAGTTTGTTTATATGAGCAGAAGGCTTCAGATATAGCTTTTAGTTCTGaagaaaatgatttaaaaaGAGGTTTTACTGCCACTCACTTTCTGCCCTCTGATCAAGGACTGCTTTGCGTCACTGCTGATCAGCAGTTTCTGTTTTACTCCGTCTCGAATCAATCTAAAGAAGATGTGGGTTTGCATCTCTGTAAGAGGTTCATTGGATACAATGAGGAGATAGTAGATATGAAGTTTCTAGGCGATGATGAAAAATTTCTTGCCGTTGCAACCAACCTAGAACag GTGCGGGTTTATGATCTCGATTCAATGTCCTGTTCCTATGTACTTGCTGGGCATACTGGGATTGTTTTATGTATTGACACCTGCATAACAAGAGCTGGAAGTACACTTATTGTGACTGGGAGCAAAGACAACAGT GTCAGACTATGGGAGTCAGAAACACGGAGGTGCGTAGGGGTTGGAATTGGTCATATGGGAGCTGTTGGAGCTGTTGCTTGTTCGAAGAAACAACGAAACTTCTTTGTTAGTGGTAGTAG TGATCGTACAATCAAGGTATGGAGCTTTGAAGGAATTAACAGTGATTCTGAAGAGCCTATAAGCCTTAAAGCAAAAGCTGTTGTAGCAGCCCATGACAAGGATATCAATTCTCTTGCTATTGCGCCTTCTGACAGCTATGTCTGTAGTGGCTCTCAG gaTCGCACTGCCTGTATATGGAAGCTTCCAGACCTAGTGTGTGTGGCCAAACTCAAGGGACACAAACGTGGAATCTGGTCTGTGGAATTTTCTCCTGTTGATAAATGTGTTTTAACAGCATCTGGAGACAAGACAATAAAAATGTGGACTCTTGATGGCTCATGTTTAAAAACATTTGAAGGGCATACATCTAGTGTTCTGAGAGCATCCTTTGTTACACGTGGGACTCAATTTGTTTCGACTG GTGCAGACGGGCTACTGAAGCTTTGGACCGTAACAAGTAGTGAATGCATTGCCACTTATGATGAGCATGAGGACAAG ATATGGGCCCTGGCAATTGGAAAGAAGACAGAAATGCTTGCTACTGGGGGTGGTGATGCAGTTATCAAGATATGGAACGATTCCACCGCCACGGATAAGGAAGAGGCTTTTCGTAAAGAG GAAGAAGGTGTTTTACGTGGTCAAGAGCTTGAGAATGCTGTATCTGATGCTGATTATGCTAAAGCAATCCAGATTGCCTTTGAGCTGAGAAAACCTCATAGGCTTTATGAACTTCTTTCTGAACTTTGCAG GAAAAAAGATGCCGTTGATCATTTGAAAAAAGCACTTCTGCCTCTTGGGAAGGAGGAAATCCGTCAACTTTTTGAATATATTCGAGAGTGGAATACTAAGCCGAAACTGTGCCACATCGCTCAGCTTGTGCTTTTGCAAGTTTTCAGTTTGCTTTCCCCTACGGAAATTGCAGAG GTGAAAGGCATCGGAGAACTTCTTGAAGGGATTATCCCTTATTCTCAGCGGCACTTCAGTCGGATTGATAGGCTTGAAAGAAGCACATTCTTGTTAGACTACACGCTCATCGGCATGTCTGTTATGGAACCCGAAGAAGATAGAAGCAAAACGTTTAACAGCTCTAGGAAGAATGTTGAAAGAGGGGACTCATCTAATGAACCTGCGGAAGTGGTAAAAGAATCCGTGTCTGATACAGAAGAGACACCAAAAATATTGGGCTCCAAGAAACGAAAATCTAAGAAGTCTTCCGAGGTTTGTTACAAGAAAGTTAAACCTAGCGCTGCCGCTACAGCTATATCAATGCCAGCTTAA
- the LOC130810086 gene encoding small GTPase LIP1-like isoform X2 yields the protein MFWRERDRETRDFNGGPPIGQVRVLVLGDSGVGKTSLVQLILNGSVVARPPQTIGCSVSVKHITFKSSTSSSNDLEGDVERDFFVELWDVCGHERYKDCRSLFYSQVNGIIFVYDVTQKRTKLNLQKWAAEVAASGTFSAPLASGGPFGLPVPYIVISNKADIAAKESEIGSSGNLVDAARQWVEKQGLLSSSEDLPLTASFPGNSALVAAAKEARFDKEAVMKFFHLLIRRRYFADAVPAPSSWSLASQRPRQHSTDILIDDDPLHPSTRLSGNMYHNIHPPLPAQRNLPPPPTLYPQQPVSISENYSFPRIYQNVSSEYTYSKSKRTDIDV from the exons ATGTTCTGGAGGGAAAGAGATAGGGAGACCAGGGATTTTAATGGCGGACCACCTATCGGCCAAGTTCGTGTCCTCGTTCTGGGAGATTCTG GTGTGGGCAAGACTTCACTTGTGCAACTCATTTTGAACGGTTCTGTTGTAGCACGTCCTCCCCAAACAATTGGCTGCTCGGTTTCAGTTAAG CATATTACCTTTAAAAGTTCTACAAGCTCATCAAACGACTTGGAGGGGGATGTAGAGAGGGACTTTTTTGTGGAGCTTTGGGATGTTTGTGGGCATGAACGCTACAAAGACTGCAGATCTCTTTTTTATTCACAAGTAAATG GTATTATTTTTGTATATGATGTCACCCAAAAGAGAACTAAATTAAACCTTCAAAAATGGGCTGCTGAGGTTGCTGCAAGTGGGACATTCTCGGCTCCTCTAGCCTCCGGTGGCCCTTTTGGGCTTCCTGTTCCCTATATTGTAATCAGCAACAAGGCAGATATTGCAGCAAAGGAGAGTGAAATAGGCAGCAGTGGTAATCTTGTTGATGCAGCTAGACAATGGGTTGAGAAGCAAGGTCTGCTATCATCGAGTGAGGACCTTCCCCTGACTGCAAGCTTTCCTGGAAATTCAGCTCTTGTTGCG GCTGCGAAGGAGGCGAGATTTGACAAAGAAGCTGTGATGAAGTTTTTTCATTTG CTGATTAGGAGGAGATATTTTGCTGATGCAGTACCTGCACCTTCTTCTTGGTCTTTAGCATCTCAACGACCTAGACAGCATTCTACTGATATATTGATTGATGATGATCCTTTGCACCCATCTACGAG GTTGAGTGGCAATATGTACCACAATATTCATCCTCCCCTTCCAGCTCAACGTAATCTTCCACCCCCTCCGACTTTGTACCCGCAGCAGCCAGTGTCAATTTCGGAAAACTACAGCTTCCCAAGAATTTATCAAAATGTTTCGTCAGAGTACACTTATTCCAAATCTAAGCGGACTGATATTGATGTTTGA
- the LOC130810086 gene encoding small GTPase LIP1-like isoform X1, which yields MFWRERDRETRDFNGGPPIGQVRVLVLGDSGVGKTSLVQLILNGSVVARPPQTIGCSVSVKHITFKSSTSSSNDLEGDVERDFFVELWDVCGHERYKDCRSLFYSQVNGIIFVYDVTQKRTKLNLQKWAAEVAASGTFSAPLASGGPFGLPVPYIVISNKADIAAKESEIGSSGNLVDAARQWVEKQGLLSSSEDLPLTASFPGNSALVAAAKEARFDKEAVMKFFHLLIRRRYFADAVPAPSSWSLASQRPRQHSTDILIDDDPLHPSTSRLSGNMYHNIHPPLPAQRNLPPPPTLYPQQPVSISENYSFPRIYQNVSSEYTYSKSKRTDIDV from the exons ATGTTCTGGAGGGAAAGAGATAGGGAGACCAGGGATTTTAATGGCGGACCACCTATCGGCCAAGTTCGTGTCCTCGTTCTGGGAGATTCTG GTGTGGGCAAGACTTCACTTGTGCAACTCATTTTGAACGGTTCTGTTGTAGCACGTCCTCCCCAAACAATTGGCTGCTCGGTTTCAGTTAAG CATATTACCTTTAAAAGTTCTACAAGCTCATCAAACGACTTGGAGGGGGATGTAGAGAGGGACTTTTTTGTGGAGCTTTGGGATGTTTGTGGGCATGAACGCTACAAAGACTGCAGATCTCTTTTTTATTCACAAGTAAATG GTATTATTTTTGTATATGATGTCACCCAAAAGAGAACTAAATTAAACCTTCAAAAATGGGCTGCTGAGGTTGCTGCAAGTGGGACATTCTCGGCTCCTCTAGCCTCCGGTGGCCCTTTTGGGCTTCCTGTTCCCTATATTGTAATCAGCAACAAGGCAGATATTGCAGCAAAGGAGAGTGAAATAGGCAGCAGTGGTAATCTTGTTGATGCAGCTAGACAATGGGTTGAGAAGCAAGGTCTGCTATCATCGAGTGAGGACCTTCCCCTGACTGCAAGCTTTCCTGGAAATTCAGCTCTTGTTGCG GCTGCGAAGGAGGCGAGATTTGACAAAGAAGCTGTGATGAAGTTTTTTCATTTG CTGATTAGGAGGAGATATTTTGCTGATGCAGTACCTGCACCTTCTTCTTGGTCTTTAGCATCTCAACGACCTAGACAGCATTCTACTGATATATTGATTGATGATGATCCTTTGCACCCATCTACGAG CAGGTTGAGTGGCAATATGTACCACAATATTCATCCTCCCCTTCCAGCTCAACGTAATCTTCCACCCCCTCCGACTTTGTACCCGCAGCAGCCAGTGTCAATTTCGGAAAACTACAGCTTCCCAAGAATTTATCAAAATGTTTCGTCAGAGTACACTTATTCCAAATCTAAGCGGACTGATATTGATGTTTGA
- the LOC130810086 gene encoding small GTPase LIP1-like isoform X3, protein MFWRERDRETRDFNGGPPIGQVRVLVLGDSGVGKTSLVQLILNGSVVARPPQTIGCSVSHITFKSSTSSSNDLEGDVERDFFVELWDVCGHERYKDCRSLFYSQVNGIIFVYDVTQKRTKLNLQKWAAEVAASGTFSAPLASGGPFGLPVPYIVISNKADIAAKESEIGSSGNLVDAARQWVEKQGLLSSSEDLPLTASFPGNSALVAAAKEARFDKEAVMKFFHLLIRRRYFADAVPAPSSWSLASQRPRQHSTDILIDDDPLHPSTSRLSGNMYHNIHPPLPAQRNLPPPPTLYPQQPVSISENYSFPRIYQNVSSEYTYSKSKRTDIDV, encoded by the exons ATGTTCTGGAGGGAAAGAGATAGGGAGACCAGGGATTTTAATGGCGGACCACCTATCGGCCAAGTTCGTGTCCTCGTTCTGGGAGATTCTG GTGTGGGCAAGACTTCACTTGTGCAACTCATTTTGAACGGTTCTGTTGTAGCACGTCCTCCCCAAACAATTGGCTGCTCGGTTTCA CATATTACCTTTAAAAGTTCTACAAGCTCATCAAACGACTTGGAGGGGGATGTAGAGAGGGACTTTTTTGTGGAGCTTTGGGATGTTTGTGGGCATGAACGCTACAAAGACTGCAGATCTCTTTTTTATTCACAAGTAAATG GTATTATTTTTGTATATGATGTCACCCAAAAGAGAACTAAATTAAACCTTCAAAAATGGGCTGCTGAGGTTGCTGCAAGTGGGACATTCTCGGCTCCTCTAGCCTCCGGTGGCCCTTTTGGGCTTCCTGTTCCCTATATTGTAATCAGCAACAAGGCAGATATTGCAGCAAAGGAGAGTGAAATAGGCAGCAGTGGTAATCTTGTTGATGCAGCTAGACAATGGGTTGAGAAGCAAGGTCTGCTATCATCGAGTGAGGACCTTCCCCTGACTGCAAGCTTTCCTGGAAATTCAGCTCTTGTTGCG GCTGCGAAGGAGGCGAGATTTGACAAAGAAGCTGTGATGAAGTTTTTTCATTTG CTGATTAGGAGGAGATATTTTGCTGATGCAGTACCTGCACCTTCTTCTTGGTCTTTAGCATCTCAACGACCTAGACAGCATTCTACTGATATATTGATTGATGATGATCCTTTGCACCCATCTACGAG CAGGTTGAGTGGCAATATGTACCACAATATTCATCCTCCCCTTCCAGCTCAACGTAATCTTCCACCCCCTCCGACTTTGTACCCGCAGCAGCCAGTGTCAATTTCGGAAAACTACAGCTTCCCAAGAATTTATCAAAATGTTTCGTCAGAGTACACTTATTCCAAATCTAAGCGGACTGATATTGATGTTTGA
- the LOC130810086 gene encoding small GTPase LIP1-like isoform X4, with protein MAACSLFILLFCTIVPAVALLYCSSSCLCVVTINKFRFERNSNSSAFVAIFIANYFQSPMCLTEGIIFVYDVTQKRTKLNLQKWAAEVAASGTFSAPLASGGPFGLPVPYIVISNKADIAAKESEIGSSGNLVDAARQWVEKQGLLSSSEDLPLTASFPGNSALVAAAKEARFDKEAVMKFFHLLIRRRYFADAVPAPSSWSLASQRPRQHSTDILIDDDPLHPSTSRLSGNMYHNIHPPLPAQRNLPPPPTLYPQQPVSISENYSFPRIYQNVSSEYTYSKSKRTDIDV; from the exons ATGGCTGCATGTAGCTTATTTATTCTCTTATTTTGTACAATTGTTCCCGCCGTAGCTCTACTTTACTGTAGCTCATCGTGCTTGTGCGTTGTAACCATTAATAAGTTTAGATTTGAAAGGAATTCAAATAGTTCTGCTTTTGTGGCCATTTTTATTGCCAACTATTTCCAATCTCCAATGTGTTTAACCGAAG GTATTATTTTTGTATATGATGTCACCCAAAAGAGAACTAAATTAAACCTTCAAAAATGGGCTGCTGAGGTTGCTGCAAGTGGGACATTCTCGGCTCCTCTAGCCTCCGGTGGCCCTTTTGGGCTTCCTGTTCCCTATATTGTAATCAGCAACAAGGCAGATATTGCAGCAAAGGAGAGTGAAATAGGCAGCAGTGGTAATCTTGTTGATGCAGCTAGACAATGGGTTGAGAAGCAAGGTCTGCTATCATCGAGTGAGGACCTTCCCCTGACTGCAAGCTTTCCTGGAAATTCAGCTCTTGTTGCG GCTGCGAAGGAGGCGAGATTTGACAAAGAAGCTGTGATGAAGTTTTTTCATTTG CTGATTAGGAGGAGATATTTTGCTGATGCAGTACCTGCACCTTCTTCTTGGTCTTTAGCATCTCAACGACCTAGACAGCATTCTACTGATATATTGATTGATGATGATCCTTTGCACCCATCTACGAG CAGGTTGAGTGGCAATATGTACCACAATATTCATCCTCCCCTTCCAGCTCAACGTAATCTTCCACCCCCTCCGACTTTGTACCCGCAGCAGCCAGTGTCAATTTCGGAAAACTACAGCTTCCCAAGAATTTATCAAAATGTTTCGTCAGAGTACACTTATTCCAAATCTAAGCGGACTGATATTGATGTTTGA